One Nostoc sp. UHCC 0302 DNA window includes the following coding sequences:
- a CDS encoding glyoxalase-like domain protein → MVIAVSVISFLFNPVTLGSFLPSLPLDSLFSTQGIMVMLLAAYAGAMWMFLTSAPKVHTVMVSDLEVARQLYEGLLDLPAAEVPLHYYYNYEQTIGATGIDPLYMSASPTMSSRMMNNANDGLWYQLKKNTQLHVINGASLGTKNQQRHVCFDHDCLELILMRVEMRGLKFKIRNQKPLNFLVKDYEGRVIEIAEVAN, encoded by the coding sequence ATGGTTATAGCAGTTAGTGTCATATCGTTCTTATTCAATCCTGTGACTTTAGGCTCTTTTTTGCCTTCCCTGCCCTTGGATAGCTTATTCTCTACCCAAGGCATCATGGTGATGTTGCTAGCAGCCTATGCTGGTGCTATGTGGATGTTCCTCACTAGCGCCCCGAAAGTCCACACAGTTATGGTGTCAGACTTAGAGGTAGCACGACAGTTGTATGAAGGGCTGCTAGATTTGCCAGCAGCTGAAGTGCCTTTGCACTACTACTACAACTACGAACAAACCATAGGGGCTACTGGGATTGATCCGCTTTATATGTCAGCCAGCCCCACCATGTCCAGCAGAATGATGAACAATGCTAATGATGGGCTGTGGTATCAACTGAAGAAAAATACCCAGTTACACGTCATTAATGGCGCGAGTTTAGGTACAAAAAATCAGCAACGTCACGTTTGCTTTGATCACGACTGCCTGGAACTGATTTTAATGCGAGTTGAAATGCGCGGTTTAAAGTTTAAAATTCGTAACCAAAAGCCCCTGAATTTTTTGGTCAAGGATTATGAAGGGCGGGTTATTGAGATAGCTGAAGTAGCAAATTAG
- the lysS gene encoding lysine--tRNA ligase, with protein sequence MSEEDIRAARLEKVEQLKQLGTNPYAYRWESTHHAAQLQEKFADLPSGEEVDLEVAIAGRIMARRVFGKLAFFTLQDETGTIQLYLDKNRIQEGMADIDADAFNHLKQLTDAGDILGAKGTIKRTEKGELSVYVKQYTILTKSLLPLPDKWHGLTDVAKRYRQRYVDLIVNPEVRQTFRRRAQITAGIRRYLEERDFLEIETPVLQSETGGADARPFITYHNTLEMELYLRIATELHLKRLIVGGFEKVFELGRVFRNEGISTRHNPEFTTIEIYQAYADYNDMMALTEGIITTVAQDVLGTLQITYQGEPIDLTPPWRRVTMHDLVKEFTGLDFNSFQTLEEAKTASKNAGIPDVDEAKSIGKLLNLAFEEKVEASLIQPTFVIDYPVEISPLAKPHRSQPGLVERFELFIVGRETGNSFSELTDPIDQRERLEAQAERKAAGDLEAQGVDEDFLTALEYGMPPTGGLGIGIDRLVMLLTDCASIRDAIAFPLLKPEGSVIKQFTYEPKTQTLTIEFDSGSVYEYFKVPPSVKEDLDNAPSKGQYFNKFIKGKFKFEQLS encoded by the coding sequence ATGTCGGAAGAAGATATCCGGGCCGCCAGGCTGGAGAAAGTAGAACAACTCAAGCAGCTAGGGACTAATCCCTATGCCTATCGTTGGGAATCTACCCATCATGCAGCGCAGTTGCAAGAAAAGTTTGCCGATTTACCCAGCGGTGAAGAAGTTGATTTAGAAGTTGCTATAGCCGGACGCATTATGGCGCGTCGCGTTTTCGGTAAACTGGCTTTCTTCACTTTGCAAGATGAAACCGGCACAATTCAGCTTTATCTAGATAAAAATCGCATCCAAGAAGGGATGGCAGATATTGATGCCGATGCCTTCAATCACCTGAAGCAACTTACAGATGCAGGTGACATCCTGGGAGCAAAAGGTACTATTAAACGGACTGAAAAGGGCGAGTTATCTGTCTACGTTAAACAATATACTATCCTGACTAAATCCCTGTTGCCCCTACCCGACAAGTGGCATGGATTAACGGATGTTGCCAAGCGCTACCGTCAGCGCTACGTTGACTTGATTGTAAACCCCGAAGTGCGGCAAACTTTCCGCCGTCGCGCCCAAATTACTGCTGGTATTCGTCGCTATTTAGAAGAACGAGATTTTCTAGAAATTGAAACACCAGTTTTGCAAAGTGAGACTGGGGGTGCAGATGCACGTCCATTTATCACCTACCACAACACTTTAGAAATGGAGTTGTATTTGCGAATTGCCACAGAACTTCATCTCAAACGGTTGATTGTGGGTGGTTTTGAAAAGGTGTTTGAATTGGGGCGGGTTTTCCGCAATGAGGGAATTTCGACTCGACACAATCCCGAATTTACGACAATTGAAATTTACCAAGCCTACGCCGACTACAACGATATGATGGCGTTGACTGAAGGGATTATTACTACTGTCGCCCAAGATGTACTCGGCACATTGCAAATCACCTACCAAGGGGAACCTATAGATTTAACACCACCTTGGCGGCGAGTGACAATGCATGATTTAGTCAAAGAATTTACTGGCTTAGATTTCAACTCTTTTCAAACTTTAGAAGAAGCAAAAACAGCAAGTAAAAATGCTGGGATACCTGATGTAGATGAAGCCAAATCAATTGGCAAGTTACTGAATTTAGCTTTTGAAGAGAAAGTAGAAGCCAGTTTAATTCAACCTACCTTTGTAATTGATTATCCAGTAGAAATCTCGCCCCTAGCAAAACCCCACCGTTCTCAACCTGGTTTGGTGGAAAGATTTGAGTTATTTATCGTAGGGCGAGAAACTGGGAACAGCTTCTCAGAACTTACAGATCCCATCGATCAAAGAGAACGCCTAGAAGCCCAAGCTGAAAGAAAAGCTGCTGGTGACTTAGAAGCCCAAGGTGTAGATGAAGACTTTCTGACAGCCCTTGAATACGGGATGCCGCCTACGGGTGGTTTGGGGATTGGGATTGATCGGTTGGTAATGTTATTAACTGATTGTGCCAGTATTCGGGATGCGATCGCCTTCCCATTACTCAAACCTGAAGGCAGCGTTATTAAGCAATTTACCTATGAGCCAAAAACTCAAACACTGACTATTGAATTTGATAGTGGTAGTGTTTACGAGTATTTCAAAGTACCTCCCAGTGTCAAAGAAGACTTAGACAATGCCCCGTCTAAAGGTCAATACTTTAACAAGTTCATTAAAGGGAAATTTAAGTTTGAACAGTTGAGTTGA
- a CDS encoding M48 family metallopeptidase — translation MPTYTGISSEAFRHPLDRQAEQSLRNLPGFDLIARKFVEFVYERPQLVYLMGNTIQVGPRQYSTIYQIFRECVRDLDIYPEPALFVSQNPQANSYALGQENRYIVINTGTLDLLDEAEIRAVLAHELGHIKCGHTILIQMAMWAMSAASALGELTFGIGNFLSQALIYAFFEWRRKAELSADRAALLVMDDLNPVMSSMMKVSGGSIKYANECSLQEFIRQSESYQALDEDGLNQVYKFLMYNGAQGTMLSHPFPVERLHYLRSWAVSEEYQEIRRGNYQRSPASGSVNVTAESAENEAETLRRQIEELRQEINRMKRSE, via the coding sequence ATGCCGACTTACACAGGAATTTCCAGCGAAGCCTTTAGACATCCACTGGATCGCCAAGCCGAGCAAAGTTTACGAAACTTACCAGGATTTGATTTAATCGCTCGTAAATTTGTGGAATTTGTCTACGAACGCCCGCAGTTAGTTTATCTAATGGGTAACACCATCCAAGTAGGGCCGCGTCAATATTCCACTATTTACCAGATATTTCGGGAATGTGTCCGAGATTTGGACATTTACCCAGAACCTGCACTGTTTGTCTCACAAAATCCCCAAGCTAATAGCTATGCATTGGGGCAAGAGAATCGTTACATAGTCATAAATACAGGGACACTAGACTTACTGGACGAAGCCGAGATTCGGGCAGTGCTAGCCCATGAACTGGGGCATATTAAATGTGGTCATACTATTTTAATTCAAATGGCGATGTGGGCGATGAGTGCTGCTTCTGCCTTGGGTGAATTGACCTTTGGCATAGGAAATTTTTTAAGTCAAGCCCTAATTTATGCCTTTTTTGAATGGCGGCGGAAAGCTGAGTTATCTGCTGATCGCGCTGCGCTGTTGGTGATGGATGACTTAAACCCAGTTATGTCTTCAATGATGAAAGTCTCTGGTGGTAGTATCAAATATGCTAATGAATGTAGTTTACAGGAGTTTATTCGGCAGTCAGAAAGTTATCAGGCATTAGATGAAGATGGGCTAAATCAAGTGTATAAATTCTTGATGTACAATGGCGCTCAAGGTACAATGCTCAGCCATCCTTTTCCTGTGGAACGCTTGCACTATTTACGGTCATGGGCAGTATCAGAAGAATACCAGGAAATTCGCCGAGGAAATTATCAGCGATCGCCCGCTTCAGGCTCAGTAAATGTCACAGCGGAATCTGCTGAAAATGAAGCTGAAACTTTGCGTCGTCAAATTGAAGAATTACGGCAGGAAATTAACAGAATGAAAAGGTCTGAATAA
- a CDS encoding DUF29 domain-containing protein, whose protein sequence is MYTYHLYETDFYAWTQEQVSLLKNQQWEQLDTVNLIEEIETLGRRERQELRNRLGVLLGHLLKWQFQSDKRSNSWLGTIREQRVQIKLLLQDSPSLKPYLDEIFPVVYELGLALAIRETQLGEQVFPEICPYTVAQTLNSEFLPNLNQVDE, encoded by the coding sequence ATGTACACATATCATCTCTATGAAACAGATTTCTATGCCTGGACTCAAGAACAGGTCAGCTTGCTCAAAAATCAACAATGGGAGCAGTTAGATACGGTTAACCTAATTGAAGAAATTGAAACTTTGGGCAGAAGAGAACGGCAAGAATTGAGAAATCGGCTAGGAGTATTGCTAGGACATCTGCTGAAATGGCAGTTTCAATCAGACAAACGCAGCAATAGTTGGTTAGGTACAATTCGGGAGCAACGTGTCCAAATTAAGCTGCTTCTGCAAGATAGTCCTAGTTTGAAACCCTATCTAGATGAAATTTTCCCCGTTGTTTATGAACTAGGTTTGGCTTTGGCGATTCGAGAGACTCAACTGGGTGAACAAGTTTTTCCAGAAATATGTCCTTACACTGTAGCTCAAACACTAAATTCTGAATTCTTACCAAATCTAAATCAGGTTGATGAGTAG
- a CDS encoding CHAT domain-containing protein, which produces MVKGFGVEKQKNKEQDDKGYIDLLHKLLKATSDSQGKSEVLYRLLRANLDELNDKFAQILCEWATKNLSDKKSEEALIIAFALHEFSYSLSRFPLCNQASHLEIVITGYEAALTVLSRDRIPLMWATAQNNLGNAYRDRIRGERSENQEKAILCWTEVLQEPTRSRFLDYWGNTLINLGAVLCDRILGDRSENLEQAIHCLTEVIKKCTSRNFPEQWATAQYNLGKAYSERIQGDKSDNIEQAINSWQQALQVRTRESFPKDWASIQYNLGGVYLERFPGEKSDNIEQAIECYTKALKIYRCSGLTEKWAKTQYNLGMAYEKRIQGKKSDNIEQAINFYRQALQECTPNRFPEVWARTQHQLGQIYMERIQGEKAENIEQAIHCFQEKLKVRTRDRFPLEWLNTHFDLGIAYERRIRGERAENIEQAIFCCTNTLQECSPSRFPDNWALTQFNLGISYRERIRGKRVENLEKAIHCLTQAQQIFSRERIPKMWANTQNILGVVYWERIRGEKAENIEKAIHCFTEALQFITREDSPQDWAKTQNVLGNAYGDRILENRAENLEQSIHCFQQALQVYTREDFPQEWALVKCNLGITYEDRIIGERAENLELAICCFQESLQVRTRDRFPQEWAQTMHNLGFAYSDRIIGEQAENLELAINCNEELLIVRTRESFPEEWANTQWSFGNYYTKRLRGERAENIKQAIHHYTQALQEFTSSAFPQKCLSVGRSLGNVAFINQIWDKAIFGYAAAIEAVETSRIWATSETRRQKILEEAIDIYQEMVQACINAGQLEKAFEYSERSRSKRLVDLMASYSLYQGEEIPPKVQKLLQQYEELQRQIDQEWTRHQSEKNPIETRAKFQAYNEAIASLETQKQQVWESLRREDPVLAGEIQVNPLSLSEIQKLIDQTNTAILSFYTTNSDTHIFVVKQNQITLHTCTGQGLETLQDWIKQSWLLPYINDSNKWKTQTNSILRELAERLQISELIFQHLQGIEELILVPHLLLHQIPLAALPTGEYQEYLGDKFLIRYTPSCQILEFCQQRDNVETLHTRSLQYGTVEDAQDNLPCASFEGEKIAQLHNIPREKRLIGSSQATCKNYRQLVQQVQVLHSCHHAQSRLDNPLESQLKLADGSITLGQLMTPSWRFPQLFDVFLSCCETNLGNPSLTDDILTLSTGFLCAGARSVVSTLWAVNDLATALFSIFYYQQRQQGKTRPESLQQAQIQLRQVKKEDLTEISQQAELGRKEARNKRQQYLPGSTEYLECDREYRKYAGVTLEISKVKNSPEKFPFSHSRYWAAFICQGLR; this is translated from the coding sequence ATGGTGAAAGGTTTTGGTGTTGAAAAGCAAAAAAATAAGGAACAAGATGATAAAGGCTATATTGATTTGCTACATAAATTATTAAAAGCAACTTCAGATAGCCAAGGTAAGTCAGAAGTTTTGTATCGGCTGCTACGTGCTAATTTAGATGAATTGAATGATAAGTTTGCTCAAATATTGTGCGAATGGGCTACCAAGAACTTATCCGACAAGAAGTCAGAAGAGGCACTTATTATTGCGTTCGCTCTTCACGAATTCAGTTATTCACTTTCGCGTTTTCCATTATGTAATCAAGCTAGTCATCTGGAGATAGTTATTACTGGGTATGAAGCTGCATTAACAGTTTTGAGCCGTGATCGCATTCCTTTAATGTGGGCAACTGCCCAAAATAATCTCGGCAATGCCTACCGCGATCGCATTCGAGGAGAGCGATCTGAAAACCAGGAAAAAGCTATCCTCTGCTGGACAGAAGTTTTACAAGAACCTACCCGTTCCCGTTTTCTAGATTACTGGGGCAATACCCTAATTAATCTTGGCGCTGTCTTGTGCGATCGCATTCTCGGTGATCGCTCAGAAAATTTAGAACAAGCAATCCACTGTTTAACAGAAGTTATAAAAAAATGCACTTCTAGGAACTTTCCCGAACAATGGGCAACGGCTCAATATAATCTTGGGAAAGCCTATAGTGAGCGTATCCAAGGTGACAAATCCGACAACATTGAACAAGCTATCAATAGTTGGCAACAAGCCTTACAGGTCAGAACTCGTGAAAGTTTTCCCAAAGATTGGGCAAGCATCCAATATAATCTTGGCGGTGTTTATTTAGAGCGCTTTCCAGGAGAAAAGTCTGACAACATCGAACAAGCCATAGAGTGCTATACAAAAGCTCTAAAAATCTACAGATGCTCAGGCTTAACTGAAAAATGGGCAAAAACTCAATACAATCTTGGTATGGCCTACGAGAAACGCATCCAAGGAAAAAAATCTGACAACATTGAACAAGCTATCAACTTTTACAGGCAGGCATTGCAAGAATGTACCCCAAATAGATTTCCTGAAGTCTGGGCCAGAACTCAACATCAACTTGGCCAAATCTACATGGAACGCATCCAAGGGGAAAAAGCCGAAAACATCGAGCAAGCTATTCACTGTTTCCAAGAAAAGCTAAAGGTAAGAACCCGCGATCGCTTTCCTCTAGAATGGTTAAACACGCATTTTGACCTCGGTATCGCATATGAAAGACGCATCCGAGGGGAACGAGCAGAAAATATTGAACAAGCTATCTTTTGTTGCACAAATACACTACAAGAATGTAGCCCCTCACGCTTTCCAGACAATTGGGCGCTGACTCAATTCAATCTTGGCATAAGCTACAGAGAACGCATCCGAGGGAAACGAGTCGAAAATCTCGAAAAAGCTATTCATTGTTTAACACAAGCGCAACAAATATTCTCCCGTGAACGTATCCCTAAAATGTGGGCAAACACCCAAAACATTCTCGGAGTAGTTTATTGGGAGCGCATTCGAGGGGAAAAAGCCGAGAACATAGAAAAAGCTATCCATTGTTTCACTGAGGCGTTACAGTTTATAACTCGCGAAGACTCTCCCCAAGACTGGGCAAAAACTCAAAATGTCCTCGGCAATGCTTACGGTGACCGTATTTTAGAGAATAGAGCAGAAAACTTAGAACAGTCTATCCATTGTTTTCAACAAGCCTTGCAAGTATATACCCGTGAAGACTTTCCCCAAGAATGGGCATTAGTTAAATGTAATCTTGGCATTACCTATGAAGACCGCATAATTGGGGAAAGAGCGGAAAACCTCGAACTTGCTATTTGCTGTTTCCAAGAGTCACTGCAAGTCAGAACTCGCGATCGGTTTCCTCAAGAATGGGCACAAACCATGCACAATCTTGGCTTTGCCTACAGTGACCGCATAATAGGAGAACAAGCAGAAAACCTTGAACTTGCTATTAACTGTAATGAAGAATTGCTAATAGTAAGAACTCGTGAAAGCTTTCCTGAAGAATGGGCAAATACCCAGTGGAGTTTTGGTAATTACTATACAAAACGTCTTCGAGGCGAAAGAGCAGAGAATATCAAACAAGCTATCCACCATTACACGCAAGCTCTACAAGAATTTACCTCCAGCGCTTTTCCTCAAAAATGCCTCTCAGTTGGTAGAAGCCTCGGGAATGTAGCTTTCATCAATCAAATCTGGGATAAAGCTATCTTTGGCTATGCTGCTGCGATTGAGGCTGTAGAAACTAGCCGCATTTGGGCAACGTCTGAAACTCGTCGCCAAAAAATTCTCGAAGAAGCCATCGACATTTACCAAGAGATGGTGCAAGCTTGCATCAACGCCGGACAACTAGAAAAAGCATTTGAATATTCAGAGCGATCGCGTTCCAAACGCTTGGTAGACTTAATGGCAAGCTACAGCCTATATCAAGGCGAAGAAATCCCCCCAAAAGTTCAAAAATTATTACAGCAATACGAAGAACTACAACGGCAAATTGATCAAGAATGGACGCGCCATCAATCTGAAAAGAACCCTATTGAAACACGCGCTAAATTCCAAGCTTATAATGAAGCGATCGCATCTTTAGAAACCCAAAAACAACAAGTTTGGGAAAGTCTCAGACGCGAAGATCCCGTACTAGCTGGAGAAATTCAAGTTAACCCCCTCAGCTTGTCAGAAATTCAAAAGCTAATTGACCAAACCAATACAGCTATCCTCAGTTTCTACACTACCAACAGCGACACCCATATTTTTGTTGTCAAGCAAAACCAAATTACTCTCCACACTTGTACTGGACAGGGATTAGAGACGTTGCAAGACTGGATTAAGCAGAGTTGGTTATTGCCTTATATAAATGATTCCAACAAATGGAAAACTCAAACTAACAGTATTCTCCGCGAACTAGCTGAACGCCTACAAATATCTGAACTCATTTTTCAACATCTTCAAGGAATAGAAGAACTAATTTTAGTCCCTCATCTATTACTGCATCAAATTCCCTTGGCTGCTTTGCCTACAGGAGAATATCAGGAATACTTAGGAGATAAATTTCTGATTCGTTACACCCCAAGCTGCCAAATTTTAGAATTTTGTCAACAACGTGACAATGTAGAGACGTTGCATACAAGGTCTCTACAATATGGCACTGTGGAAGATGCTCAAGATAACCTTCCTTGTGCCAGTTTTGAAGGTGAGAAAATAGCTCAGTTACATAACATTCCCAGAGAAAAAAGATTAATCGGCAGTAGTCAAGCCACCTGTAAAAACTATCGCCAGTTAGTACAACAAGTTCAAGTACTCCACTCTTGCCATCACGCCCAATCTCGTCTAGATAATCCTTTAGAGTCCCAGTTAAAATTAGCGGACGGTAGTATCACATTGGGACAGTTGATGACACCAAGTTGGCGCTTTCCGCAACTTTTTGATGTTTTTTTGTCCTGCTGTGAGACAAATTTAGGTAATCCCTCCCTCACTGATGATATTCTTACTCTCTCTACTGGCTTTTTATGTGCTGGAGCTAGAAGTGTTGTGAGTACTTTGTGGGCAGTAAATGACCTAGCAACAGCATTATTTTCTATTTTCTATTATCAGCAACGACAACAAGGTAAAACCCGTCCTGAATCGCTACAGCAAGCGCAGATTCAGCTGCGTCAAGTGAAAAAAGAAGATTTGACAGAAATATCTCAGCAGGCAGAACTGGGACGCAAAGAAGCTAGAAATAAGCGACAACAATACTTACCTGGTTCTACTGAATATTTGGAGTGCGATCGCGAGTATAGGAAGTATGCTGGCGTTACACTGGAGATTTCTAAAGTAAAAAATTCTCCTGAGAAATTTCCCTTTTCACATTCTCGTTACTGGGCTGCATTTATTTGCCAAGGTTTACGGTAA
- a CDS encoding helix-turn-helix domain-containing protein: protein MKKPNFQAWLQQKVSDDPEVILAGKLEYLRLYLTDAMREIRNKAGLTQAQLAEKLGVQQAAVSKLESALKEHELESVLHYLHTLGADLLVAVKQGDDLYQASDNEGLLLVDVPDVVFQKALAANMSVREYVRVAIEKFSSEDDGLKTALVKLLESDDLVAVKVREHLSSRTIEEIAVELEKCLSLTEEEERIFAVKNVLAANVAVGENNRESSNEIDEIELLDLAEELVDKLADFFDKYK from the coding sequence ATGAAAAAGCCTAATTTTCAAGCTTGGTTGCAGCAAAAGGTAAGCGACGACCCAGAGGTGATTTTGGCAGGCAAGCTAGAGTACCTGCGTCTCTATCTTACCGATGCTATGCGGGAAATACGTAACAAAGCAGGATTGACTCAGGCGCAGCTAGCGGAAAAACTGGGAGTGCAGCAAGCGGCGGTGTCAAAATTGGAGTCGGCGCTAAAGGAGCATGAGTTGGAATCAGTGTTGCACTATTTACATACATTGGGTGCAGACTTACTAGTAGCCGTCAAACAAGGGGATGACTTATATCAAGCCAGCGATAACGAAGGTCTATTGCTGGTAGATGTACCAGATGTAGTTTTTCAAAAGGCATTGGCGGCAAATATGAGCGTGCGGGAATATGTCCGCGTAGCGATTGAGAAGTTTTCCAGCGAGGATGATGGACTAAAAACAGCTTTGGTAAAACTGCTGGAAAGTGACGATTTAGTAGCGGTGAAAGTGAGAGAGCATTTGAGTTCAAGGACAATTGAAGAAATCGCTGTAGAGTTGGAAAAATGTTTGAGTCTTACAGAGGAAGAAGAGCGGATTTTTGCTGTAAAAAATGTGTTGGCCGCTAATGTGGCAGTTGGAGAAAATAATCGCGAATCCAGTAATGAAATCGATGAGATTGAGTTGTTGGATTTAGCAGAAGAATTAGTGGATAAGTTGGCAGATTTTTTTGATAAGTATAAGTAA
- a CDS encoding type II toxin-antitoxin system RelE/ParE family toxin — translation MIPEEEQPENLPKPLLSASETKRLQVNLGYLCNKGLASLPSGIFENLEDDLYELRLTKNEHNPRFILTTTTPQRFVMLHAFMKIYDHAIKDRDKEPAKVRLRELQQREQ, via the coding sequence ATGATTCCTGAAGAAGAGCAACCAGAAAATCTACCAAAACCATTACTAAGTGCTTCCGAAACCAAGCGTCTGCAAGTTAATCTTGGCTACTTGTGCAACAAAGGACTTGCATCACTCCCCAGCGGCATCTTTGAGAATTTAGAAGATGACCTGTATGAGTTACGTCTGACCAAAAACGAACATAATCCAAGATTTATCTTAACGACTACTACCCCTCAGCGGTTTGTGATGCTACACGCCTTTATGAAAATATACGACCACGCTATTAAAGATAGAGACAAAGAACCTGCAAAAGTTAGATTGCGTGAATTGCAGCAGAGGGAACAGTAA
- a CDS encoding ATP-dependent DNA helicase produces the protein MIEAEVHLSLHNFLRSQAGFPSWPHHLTMARLVARALRLGRSALIQVGAVSGYQGRYRTSFVASALMWHSPVIIVAPETVQQRLLQVEIPRLQQWLPANKSIRTGDAWPGSEFQGLLLTSPEAWLRGQLAQSDRFPHGIPTIIDGVDDLEDWVRHQLTQTIQPHDWDQLMLACPNQAEVIRSARAQLTHELFQHPANPYECYLISQPEADILSDLYSALESASIPEIWKLFWHNFQNIDDNSALPLPPSPPPLFWATIARRQGLFSLHHAPIELGKILSPIWQRQPVVLIGSALESETEAPLFRQRLGLEDVTCLKFSSDSQAEAIQLYVPYKLPLPNTPEFQAAFIHKVRTLVCLSATAPGLTVVLVGDVPLKAQVGTILASEFGSRVQVEKTCLDDNGILISGWEFWREHQTVLPAPHLLIIATLPLPSLENPLVAGRVAHYKRSHQDWFRLFLLPAALNELQRAIAPLRENQGIVALLDSRVVNRSYGAQILAALSPLARINYLDPGLFSNTGEENSA, from the coding sequence GTGATTGAGGCAGAAGTTCATTTGTCACTACATAACTTTTTGCGATCGCAGGCGGGTTTCCCTTCCTGGCCCCATCATTTGACGATGGCAAGGTTGGTAGCACGCGCCTTGCGCTTAGGACGTAGCGCCTTAATTCAGGTGGGGGCGGTTAGCGGGTATCAAGGACGCTACCGCACTAGTTTTGTCGCATCAGCATTGATGTGGCATAGCCCTGTAATTATTGTTGCCCCAGAAACAGTACAGCAGCGCCTGTTGCAAGTAGAAATTCCTCGGCTACAGCAGTGGTTACCAGCTAACAAATCGATTAGGACAGGTGACGCTTGGCCAGGTAGTGAGTTCCAAGGGCTACTGTTAACTTCCCCAGAAGCTTGGCTAAGAGGGCAGTTAGCCCAAAGCGATCGCTTTCCTCACGGTATTCCGACAATTATTGATGGGGTAGATGATTTGGAAGATTGGGTGCGTCATCAGCTCACCCAAACTATTCAACCCCACGATTGGGATCAACTGATGCTGGCTTGTCCAAATCAAGCAGAGGTAATTCGCTCAGCACGAGCGCAATTAACACACGAACTATTCCAGCATCCTGCTAATCCTTATGAGTGCTACCTCATTTCTCAACCAGAAGCAGACATTTTAAGCGATCTTTATTCAGCTTTGGAATCAGCCAGCATACCTGAGATTTGGAAACTTTTCTGGCATAACTTTCAAAACATAGACGATAATTCAGCTCTCCCTCTCCCCCCCTCCCCCCCTCCGCTTTTTTGGGCGACTATTGCCCGTCGTCAGGGTTTATTTTCTTTGCACCATGCCCCAATTGAATTAGGTAAAATACTTTCACCTATTTGGCAACGTCAACCGGTGGTATTAATTGGCAGCGCTTTAGAATCGGAAACAGAGGCTCCCCTGTTCCGCCAGCGTCTGGGTTTGGAAGATGTAACTTGTTTAAAGTTCTCTTCTGATAGCCAAGCAGAAGCAATTCAATTGTATGTACCTTATAAGTTACCCTTACCCAACACCCCAGAATTTCAAGCGGCATTTATTCACAAAGTTCGGACACTTGTTTGTCTAAGTGCCACAGCACCAGGATTGACAGTTGTGTTAGTAGGAGATGTGCCACTCAAGGCTCAAGTGGGGACAATTTTAGCCTCAGAGTTTGGTTCGCGGGTGCAGGTAGAAAAAACTTGTTTGGATGATAATGGTATTTTGATTAGTGGTTGGGAATTTTGGCGAGAACATCAAACAGTCTTGCCTGCACCTCATTTGTTAATTATTGCTACTTTGCCCTTACCATCTTTAGAAAATCCCCTTGTAGCTGGGAGAGTAGCTCACTATAAGCGATCGCATCAAGATTGGTTTCGTTTATTCTTATTACCAGCTGCTTTGAATGAATTGCAGCGGGCGATCGCTCCCTTGAGAGAAAATCAAGGTATCGTTGCTTTGCTTGACAGTCGTGTAGTCAACCGTAGCTACGGAGCGCAAATTCTTGCTGCGCTGAGTCCTTTAGCACGCATTAACTATCTTGATCCCGGTCTGTTTTCTAATACTGGTGAGGAAAATTCTGCTTAG